TACTGGGGTTCTGCGTTTCGGTGTTTTTCATGCGTGTGTTGCTTTTAATGGCCGCTCTGTTGTTCGGCCTGCCGTGTCTTGCGGCTTCTCGATGTGACGTCAATGTCCCGACTCAAACGGTCGACCTGGCTCAGGTGAGCATCGCCTACCAGAGTATCGGGCGTGCGTCCGACCCGGCCTTGCTGCTGGTGATGGGCCTGGGCGGGCAGTTGATCCACTGGCCTGACGAAGTGGTGGTCGCCCTGTGCCAGCAGGGTTTCCGGGTGATCCGCTACGACAACCGTGATGTGGGTCTGTCCACCTGGCGCCAGGCGCCGGCCAGCGCCAACCTGACCTTCGAAGTGCTGCGCTACAAGCTCGGCCTGCCGGTGGCGGCGCCCTATACGCTGACCGACATGGCCGACGATGCCCTGGGTCTGATGGATGCCTTGCAGGTGCAGCAATTTCACGTACTGGGCGCGAGCATGGGCGGCATGATCGCCCAGCACCTGGCGGCGATGGCGCCGCAGCGGGTGGAAAGCCTGACCCTGATCATGACCAGCTCCGGCGCCGAAGGCCTGCCCGCGCCGAATGCAGCGCTGGTGCAGTTGCTGTCGCGGCGCAGCGCACCCAATCGCGAAGTGGCGCTGGAACAGCAAGCCGATTTGCTCGCCGCGCTGGGCAGCCCGAATGTGCAGGATGATCGCCAGGCGCTGCTGCAGCAGGCGGCGCAGTCCTATGACCGCGCGTTCAACCCCGAAGGCGTCAAGCGCCAGATCATGGCGATCCTCGCCGAACCGAGCCGCGTGCCGTTGCTCAACCAACTGCGGGTGCCCACCTTGGTGGTTCATGGCACTGCCGATCCGTTGCTGCCGGTGATGCATGGCGTTCACCTGGCCGCGCATATCCAGGGCAGCCAGTTGAAATTGATTCCGGGCCTGGCCCACCGTTTTCAGGAGGCCTTCAAGGCGCCGTTGCTGGCGGCGGTGCTGCCTTACCTGCAAGCCCATCGCCAAGATAGCGCGCACTGGGCGCAGATCGACTTGGGCGAGCCTTCGAAGCTGCTGTGAAGGTGGTGTATCGTGTGACTTTTGCGGCGCATTAATGCCAGCGAGGTGGCCTGCCCATGAGTACTCCCCTGAAAATCGATTTCATCAGCGACGTCTCTTGCCCCTGGTGCATCATCGGCCTGCGCGGCCTGACCGAAGCCCTCGACCAGTTGGGTCCTGAGGTGCAGGCCGAGATTCATTTCCAGCCCTTCGAGCTGAACCCGAACATGCCCGCCGAGGGGCAGAACATCGTCGAACACATCACCGAAAAATACGGCTCCACCGCGCAAGAATCCCAGGCCAACCGCGAGCGCATCCGCGACATGGGCGCCGCGCTGGGCTTTGCCTTTCGCACTGACGGTCAGAGCCGCATCTACAACACCTTCGATGCCCACCGCCTGTTGCATTGGGCCGGGCTGGAAGGCTTGCAATACAACCTCAAGGAGGCGCTGTTCAAGGCCTATTTCAGCGACGGCCAGGACCCCTCCGACCACGCGACCCTGGCGATCATCGCCGAAAGTGTTGGGCTGGACCTCAAGCGCGCCGCCGAGATACTCGCCAGCGACGAGTACGCCGCTGACGTGCGCGAGCAGGAGCAACTGTGGATCAGCCGTGGCGTAACCTCGGTGCCAACCATCGTGTTCAACGACCAGTACGCGGTCAGTGGTGGCCAGCCGGCCGAAGCCTTTGTGGGCGCGATTCGCCAGATCATCGAAGAAGCCAAAAAATAACGCCAGGCACACAGCACAATGTGGGAGGGGGCTTGCCCCCGATGGCGGCAGGTCAGTCAACCATGCAGTGACTGAAACACCGCTATCGGGGGCAAGCCCCCTCCCACATTGGTGTTGTGTACGTCTCAAGATACCCCTGGCCCGCCCCTTGCATTGACCCCCTAAAGCCCCGCCGGTCTGCGGCTGGGCGCTGCCATTAGGGGTGAAACACGACCTTGAACATTCTTGACCTCGACCACAGCCTCACCGGCCAGGCGCCGATCGCCCAGCGGTTGGCCAGCGGCCGGGCCACGCGCCTCGATCTGCTGGACCTGGGCCCGAAACTGCGCCTGTGGTCCACCGAAAAAACCTGGAAACGTTTCGTCGAGCGCCTGGCCCAGCGGCCACGGCCCAGCGATGCGCGCCCGGAAATCCTGTTCGTCGGCTCCGGTGACTATCACCACCTTACGCCGGCATTCCTCGCCGACCTCAAGGAACCCATCAGCCTGATCCACTTCGATAACCACCCCGACTGGGTGCGCTTTGCGCCCAAGCGACACTGTGGTTCCTGGGTCAATCGCGCGCTGAAAATGCCAGCGATCAAACGCATCGTCACCCTCGGCCCCTGCAGTGACGACCTGCATAACCCGCAACTGCGCGGCGGCAACCTCGGCGCCCTCAAGCGCGGCACGTTGCAGCTGTTCCCCTGGCAGCACCCGCCCTCGAAAGTCTGGGGCCGGGTCGGCGACGGCGCCGGGCACTGGCAGCAGGAAAATCACCTGCACTGGCGCAACCTGGCGGAACTGGACTGGGCGGCCTTTCTTGACCAGATGATCGCCAGCCTGCCCACCGAAGCGGTCTGGATCACCGTCGACAAGGACGTGCTCGCCAGCGAAGACGCGGCCACCAATTGGGACCAGGGTGGTATGCGCCTGAGCCACCTTCTCCAGGCGTTGAGGGCGTTGGCGGCGCACAAACGCATCATCGGTATCGACGTGTGCGGCGAGTTCGCAGCGCCTGCGTTCAGCAACGCCTTCAAGCGCTGGGAAGCCAAGTCCGACCAGCCCCCGCCCGAGCGTTGGAGTGCCCAGGACCTGCAGCGCAATGCGGCGACCAATGCCGCCCTGATCGACCTGTTCGAGGAGTTGTTTCCGTGACCCTGACCGTGGTGTTGTTGCTGGCGTTTTCCATCGTCCTCGATGTGATCGGCCAGCTGTGTTTCAAGCTGGGCGTGGACCGTTTGCCGCAACTCGATGGCGGTTTTCGCCTGCGCGCATTCTGGGGCCAGGTGCTCAATGCTCCGCTGTTGTGGGCCGGCGTCGGCGCTTATGCCGTCGAATTTTTCGTGTGGCTCGAAGCGTTGTCCCGCGCACCGTTGAGCCTGTTATTTCCGCTGGCGGCGTTGGCTTATTGCCTGGTGGTACTGGCGGGCCGATGGGTGCTCAACGAAACCGTCAGCCGACGCCGTTGGTTGGGCACGCTGGTGATTACCTTGGGTGTGATGTTGGTGGCGATTGCGGGGAACCCGGTATGAGTACGCAAACTATCGATACGGGCTGGTTGCATGGGCGCCTTGGCACCCTGGTGCTGTGGGCGCTGCTGATTGCCACGGAAAGTGCCGGGCAGTTGTTTACCAAAGTGGCCGGTGACCAGTTGGGGCAGATGGATTTCACCTGGCAGTGGCTGGCGGATGTTGCGCGCAACCCCGGGATTCTGGCGGCGATTGCCAGTTATATCAGCGCGTTCTTTGTGTGGATGCTGATCCTGCGGCGGAGCAGTTTGTCGTTGGCCTTCCCGCTGAGTTCGCTGGTGTTCGTGGCGGTGCTGCTGGGATCTTGGTTGGGACTGGGGGAACACATCAGCCCGCTGCACTGGGTGGGGGTTGGGGTGATCATTGCCGGTATCGCCCTGCTGGCCGAGGGCGAAGAAAACTGAGTGAGCCGGGGGACGGGCTCGGTTCAGAAATGTGGGAGGGGGCTTGCCCCCGATGAGGGCGTGCCAGTGAGTGCATCTGCGACTGACCCACCGCTATCGGGGGCAAGCCCCCTCCCACATTTGGTCGCCTTACATCAGGCAGATCTGCACTGGTTTTTTGCCCTGCGTTTTAATCAAATGTGTAGCTGATCGCCGTCTGCACCTGGCCCTGATTCACCTCGCCGGCCTGCCTGACGATGCTGCTGTTGGCTGCCGAACCGACCAGGTGCACCCAGCTGGCGCTGGTCAGCAATGACCAGTTGGGCGCCAGGGGGAACTGGAAGCTCTGGCTCAAGGCGACGTTCTGGAACCCGCCACTGGCGTTGTAGGGCTTGAACCCCGTGGCGGCGGCTTCGTTGCCGTCGACGCCGAAAAAGGTGTTGGTCTGGCGTGCATCGGCAAAATGCGCGACCAGGCCTGTGCTGCCGATAATCCCGCCACCCAATGGATAACCCAGCTCGCCGCCCAGTTTGCCGAGTGCGCCGCTCTGGGAATGGCCACCGCCCACGGCCTGGCCGAGCTGTGCGTAGACCCGCCAGAAATCGGCCGGTGCGTACTGAATGAAGCCCCCGACCTCAGCCATGTCCGACACATTGCGCAGGCCTTGCAGCGCGCCGTTGGAGGTGCGCCCCGACAGGTAATTGATGTACGGGCCGGCGGTGAGTCCATGGGTGTTCAGCGCGCTCCAGGTCAAGCCGTCATCCGTGCTCAGGCTGACGTTGCCCCAGTCCAGGTCCAGATAGGGCACGGGGCGGGTTTCGTAGCGGCTGCCGCTCGGGTCATGGGGCTGGTAACTGAGGCCGGCGCCCACGTCGCCGCTCAGGCCTTCTGACCAGGCGGTGCCGCAGACGCTGAGCCCGAGAATCCCCGCGAGTACCGCAGAAGTGATGTTGGCCATGGTGCGCTTTCCTAAGTGTTCAGGCGCGCATGAACGCGCAAACCCCTGGGCCTGCGCAAGCACTCATGTTGTTTGTAGCAAGCTACAAAAATTGTAGCTTGTGCGACACATATCCTCCTGGATGACCCGGCAAACCCCCAGCCCTGCTGGGCTTTGACCAGTTGGCACGCTCTCTGCTCTACCGGTAATGCAAGCGCATACAGCGCGCCTCTTTCCAAAGGTAGACGCAATGATCCAATGGCATATCGTGTGTGACTTCGACGGGACCATCACCCCCACCGATGTCATCGACAACGTCCTCCAACGCTTCGCCAGCCCCGAGTGGGAAACCATCGAGCAGGAATGGCTGGAAGGGCATATCGGTTCACGCGAATGCCTGAGCCGCCAACTGGCGCTGATCAAGGCGACGCCGAGCGAGTTGCTGGCCTATTTCGACAGTGTCGAGATCGACCCGGACTTCCCGGATTTCGTCGACCACGTCATGGGCCTTGGCGCGACCATTGAAGTGGTCAGCGACGGCATCGAGCAGGGCATTGCACGCATTCTGTCGCGCAACTACGTGACCTTGCTGCCGATCCTCGCCAACCGTCTGCGCCAGGTCGACCAGAACAGCTGGCGCATCGACTTCCCGTATGCCAGCGATGCCTGCCGCGCCGCTTCCGGCAACTGCAAATGCAAATCCACGCCGCGTGACAAGCGCGTGCTGGTGATCGGCGATGGCAAGTCCGACATGTGCGTGGCCTCCACCGCCGACTTCGTGTTCGCCAAGGGCAGCCTCGCCGAGTACTGCGTCGCCAACCAGATTCCCCATGCGCGCTTCGACACCTTCGCCGAAGTGCCCGCACTGCTGGCGCAACTGCCCCAAGGCATCGCCGCCAACGCCACCTCTTTTACTGCCGACACACAGGAAATTTTCCACCATGTCTGATATCCGTATCGCTACCGCCGAAGACCGGATCCTTCTGGATAAAGAAGCCAAGTACTGCTCCTACGGCGACACCGTGCACTACATCGAGCCGCCGCGTATTTTCAGCCGTTGCGAAGGCTCCTACGTGTGGGACACCGAAGACCAGGCCTACCTCGACCTGCAAATGTGGTACTCGGCCGTCAACTTCGGTTACGCCAACCCGCGCCTGAACAACGCGCTCAAACAGCAGATCGACACGCTGCCGCAGATCGCCAGCCAGTACCTGCACAAGGGCAAGATCGAGCTGTCGGAAATGATCGCGGTCGATGCCAAGAACAAGTTCGGCCTCGACGGCCGCGTGCACTTCAATGTCGGCGGTTCGCAGTCGATTGAAGACTCGCTGAAAGTGGTGCGTAACGCGTCCAACGGCAAGAGCCTGATGTTCGCCTTCGAGGGCGGCTACCACGGGCGTACCCTCGGCGCCTCGTCGATCACCTCCAGCTTCCGCTACCGCCGCCGCTACGGTCACTTTGGCGAGCGCGCCAACTTCATCCCGTTCCCTTACCACTTCCGTGGCCCGAAGGGCATGACCAAGGAAGAGTACGGCAGCCACTGCGTGCAGCAATTCGCGCGGTTGTTCGATACCGAATACAACGGCGTCTGGGACCCGAAAACCAACCAGTGCGAGTACGCCGCGTTCTACGTCGAGCCGATCCAGGGCACCGGCGGCTACGTCATTCCGCCGATGAACTTCTACCGCGAACTCAAGCACGTGCTGGACCAGCACGGCATCCTGATGGTCAGCGACGAAATTCAGATGGGCTTCTACCGCACCGGCAAGCTGTGGTCGATCGAGCACTTCGACGTGCAGCCGGACGTGATCGTGTTCGGCAAGGCGCTGACCAACGGCCTCAACCCGCTGGGCGGCATCTGGGCCCGTGAAGAACTGATCAACCCGAAGGTCTTCCCGCCAGGTTCGACCCACTCCACCTTCGCCTCCAACCCGTTGGGCACGGCGGTCGGCCTGGAAATGTTCAAGATGACCAATGAAGTCGACTACGGCGCGATGGTCATGGCCAAGGGCAAATACTTCCTCGAAGGCCTGCAAGACTTGCAGAAGCGTTTCCCGATCATCGGCGACGTCGACGGCCTGGGCCTGGCCCTGCGCTGCGAAATCTGCGGCCCGGACGGCTTCACTCCAGACAAGGCGACCCTGGACTACATGGTCGAGGAAGGCATGAAGGGCGACATGGTGGTCGACGGCCAGAAACTCGGCCTGATCCTTGACGTGGGCGGCTACTACAAGAACGTGATCACCCTGGCGCCGTCGCTGGAAATCAGCTACCCGGAAATCGACCTGGGCTTGAAGCTGCTCGAGCAACTGCTGGTGCGGGCGACCACGCGGTGAGTGCCGGCGAGATCGACCTCGGTGAAGGTGATGCCGGCTTCGTTCTCGGTGCTGGTCCGGTCGGGATCCTGTTGATCCATGGCCTGACCGGTACGCCAACGGAACTGCGACAGGTCGCCAAGGGGCTGGTCAAGGCGGGCAACTGCACGGTGTACGTGCCCACCCTGGCCGGGCATTGCGGCGATAACAGCGACCTGCAGGCCACCGGCTGGCGCGACTGGTACGAAGGGGTGCGCAAGACCTTCGCACAGATCGCCCAGCGTCACGCGCAAGTGTTCGTCGGCGGCTTGTCCATGGGCGCGGTGATGTCGATGTACGTGGCGGCCGAACACCCGGGGCGCGTCGCCGGGCTGCTGATGTATTCCACCACCTTGAAGTACGACGGCTGGAGCATCAACAAACTGGCGTTTCTCACGCCGTTGCTGATGAAGATTCCATTCGGCGTGCACGTGTGCAGTTTCGAAGAGAAGCCGCCCTACGGCATCAAGAACGAACGCCTGCGGGCCATCGTCGAGCGGCAGATGAAGGAAGGCCAGAGCAGCGAGGCGGGGTTGTTGACCATGGAAGGCATCACCGTGCGCGAGTTGCACCGCATGAACGCCGTGGTCAAGAAACGCATGCCCGAGATCAACGTGCCGGCGCTGGTGTTGCACTCCATTGAGGACGACATCACCAGCCGCTGGAACGCCGATTACGTGGAGCGCCACCTCGGCGGCCCGGTGACCAAGATTTTGCTGGATAACTGCTACCACATGATCACCGTCGACCTGCAATACCGGCGGGTGATCGAGTTGAGTGCGCAGTTTGTCGAGCAGCATTCGGTGCAACTCAATCGTGTGGCGTGATCTCTTTACTTGTAGGAGCGAGCTTGCTCGCGAAGGTCGTTAACGATAACGCGTACTGTCAGGCTCAACGTGGTGTCTGTGCGATCTTCGCGAGCAAGCTCGCTCCTACTGGGATGCGGTGTCGATAAGGAAAAACTGTGATAACCACCCAAGCCTTCCCCACCATCCGGGCTATCCAGCGCGATGCCTGGAATGCGTGTTTTCCCGGTGCCCTGGAAGACTGGGACTACTACGTGGCCGTGGAAAACGCCGCCATCGATGACTTCCAGTGGCGGTACCTTGCGGTTTACGAAGGGGGAACGCTGGCGGCAGTGGCCGTCGCGTTCATCACCCATTACCGTCTCGACACCACGGTGTCGGGCGCCGGCAAGCGCTTGACCGAGCGTGTGGCGCGACTGTGGCCGGGGCTTTTGCAACTGGGGCTGTATGCCCTTGGTTCGCCGGTGGCCGAGCGCTGTGACGTGGGGTTCGCCAATGGTGTGGCGGATGCGCGGCGCCCGCTGTTGCTCAAGCATTTGCTCCAGGTGGCACGCCGGGATGCCGATGACTTTGGCATCGGCCTGGTGGCGGTCAAGGACGCGCCGAGCAACGACCCGCATTGGGCCCAAAGTTGTCGCGCTGCGGGCTTTCAAAGCATGCCGAGCCTGCCCACGGGCATGCTGCCGTTGCCCTACGGCTCAGTGGATGCCTACCTGGGCTCGCTGGGTAAATCCACGCGCAAGGACCTGCGCCGCAAGCTGCGCGCGCCGGGGCCGCGGGTGGAGTGGCGGCGCAATATCGATGATGTGCTGCCCGAGGTGATGCGCCTCTATGAAGCCACGCTCACGCGCTCGGACCTGCAGTTCGAACGCCTGCCCGCCGGTTACTTCACGGAAATTCTCGAAAGGCTGCAAGAGCGTGCGGTGTGTGCGCTTTACTGGGTGGACGAGCACCTGGTGGCGTTCAACCTGATCCTGCTCGACGAGCATCGGCTGATCGATAAGTTTTTCGGGCATGACATCGCCTTCAGCCGCGAATACAACCTGTACTTCCGCAGTTGGTTGACCAATGTCGACTACTGTATCCAACACAATATTGCGGTGTATGAGTGCGGCCAAGCCGGGTATGCCAGTAAACTGCGCCTGGGCTGCCAGTTCCAGGGCAACAGCCTGTTTTTCCGCCACCGCAATCGGTTGGTCAACGGCGTGCTCACGTTAGTCAAAATGTTGTTCCGACCGGATCGTTCCGACCCTGCCATGGCTGCTGCGATAAGCGAAACCTGATGATCACCAAGACCCGCCAGAAAGCCCGCCCCTTTGCCATTTCGCGCTGGAGCGTCCAGCGCAAGCTGGTGCTGGCCTTCTGGCTGGTCAGCGTTATTCCGACCATGATTGCGGCGGAACTGGCCGCCACCACGCTGTCGCAGATTTTCGACAGCAACGTGCGTATCTGGCTGCAGGAGTCGACCAAGATCGTCAAGGACGAGATCGGTGACATCCTTCACGACAACGCGCGCATGGCCAAGCTGTTCCTGCGCTACACCAGCCCACCTACGTCCAAACAGGCCGAACGGCATGACCGGCTCACCGCCGACATCGCCGATGCCACCGACATCGATGTGGTGGCGCTGATTCGCACCAGCGACCACAAGGTAATGTTCAGCACCGCCTCCGATGACATCGTCAAGCAGATCAGCCTGACCAGCAATGCGGTGTTGCAGACGGTCCAGGTGGCCGGGGTAAGCACGGGCATGGTGGTGTCGACCTTCGAGACCAACCGTGATGGGGTCGATTATCTGTTGCTGGTGGCCACCTACCTGGACAGCAGTTTCCTCACCAGCGTGGCCGATGTGCATTCCCTCGACCTGCGCCTGTACCTGGCCAACGCTTCGGGATTTTCCGAGATATTTTCCACTCAGCGCTTCGAAAACCACCCCTCGCGCATCCCGAAAAATGTGGAAGCCGACCTGCGCAGCACGCGGCAGCCGAGCGAGCAGTTCACCAATCAGTACAGCGGCTTGTACTGGCCGATATTCAACGATGCCGGCGAGCTGCAAGGCGTGATCTTCAGTGGCCTGCTGCGCCACACGAGCCTGGTGGGGCTGGTGAACCAGAGCAACCTGTTCGTGCTGATTTTCCTGGTCAGCTCGGCGCTGTCGCTGGCCGCGGGTGTGTGGGTGTCGCGCCGCCTGACCCAGCCCCTGCGCGACTTGTCCCAGGGCGTGAACGCGGTGATCTCCGGCAATTACGCGCACCGTGTGGTGGTCAGCGGCGGCGATGAGCTGGCGCAGTTGAGCAGCACCTTCAACCACATGACTGAACGTCTGGGCGAACTGCATCATCTGGAAGCCCAACTGCGCCGGCGTGATCGCCTGCATGCCCTGGGTGAAGTGGCCATGGGCCTGGCCCATGAAATCCGCAACCCGTTGGGCATCATCAAGACGGCGACCCAACTGCTGCACCGGCGCGCCGACCTTGCGGACACCGACAAGCGTCACCTGGAGTACGTCATCAGTGAGGTCAGCCGGATCAACGAGCTGATCACCGAGTTCCTCGACTTCGCCAAGCCCAACCCGCCGATACGCGTACTGCAACCGGCCCGCGCCCTGGTCGAAGAAATTCTCGGGTTCTGCGGGCCGGAGTTGAGCACGCACAACATCGACGCGCAGATCGACGACCAGGCGCCCGACGCCACCATCTACGCGGACGCCAAGCAGCTCAAGCAGGCCTGTCTGAACCTGATTCTCAACGCCATCGACGCGATGCCCGACGGCGGACGCCTGATTCTGGGTATCCGCAGCGTGGGCGATCACACCGTGATCAGCATTGCCGATACCGGCCAGGGCATTGCGGCGGATATGGTCGAGCGCATCTTCACGCCGTTTGTCACCACCAAGGCCTCCGGCACGGGCCTGGGCCTGGCCAAAGTCTATTCGATCATGGAAAGTCACGACGGCAGCATTGAGTGCGCCACCGAGAAAGATGCCGGCGCCACCTTCAGCCTGTACATTCCGGCTAACGGTGAAGACGAAGGCGAGGATGAGGACGGGCATGACGCATAACGTATTGGTGGTGGACGACGAGCCCAAGCTGTGTGACCTGCTGTCATCGGCCCTGAGCCAGAACGGCATCCAGGTGTTTACCGCCGGCAACGGCCTGCACGCGCTCAAGGTGCTGGAGCAGGAGGACATCGACCTGGTCATCAGCGACTGGCGCATGCCGGGCATGGACGGGCCAGCGTTGCTGGCCGAGATCAAGCAGCGCTATCCGCACTTGCCGGTGATCGTGATGACGGCCTACAGCACGGTGAAAAATGCCGTGCAGTCAATGCGCAACGGCGCCTACGACTACATTGCCAAGCCGTTCGATATCGACGAGCTGGACATCACCGTGGCCAAGGCCCTGCAGTTTCGCGACATCATGCGTGACAACGCGCGCCTGCGTGCCGAGCTGGATGAACATGCACAGTTCGACAGCCTGGTCGGTGACAGCCCGGCGTTTCGCAAAGTGCTGCAAGCGGTGGACTCGGTGCGCGACAGCAGCGCCACCATCCTGCTGACCGGCGAAAGCGGCACTGGCAAGGAAATGGTCGCCCGCGCTATCCACAAGCATGGCAGCCGCGCCGACCAGCCGTTCGTGGCGGTCAATTGCGCGGCGATTCCGGAAGGTTTGCTGGAAAGCGAGATGTTCGGTCATCGTAAAGGCGCCTTTACCGGCGCTGTGGCCGACCGGGTAGGGCGCTTCATGCAGGCCGACAAGGGCACGCTGTTTCTGGATGAAGTCGGTGACATGCCGCTGGCCTTGCAGGCCAAGATCCTGCGTGCCTTGCAGGAGCGCGTGATTGAGCCGGTGGGGGATCCTCGCGAGCGCAAGGTGGACGTTCGGGTAATCGCTGCGACCAACAAGAACCTGCTGGACGCGGTGGCCAACAAGGAGTTTCGTGAGGACCTGTATTACCGCCTGAATGTGTTTCCAATTCCACTGCCGGCCCTGCGCGAGCGCGTGGAAGATATCGCGCCGCTGGCCCGG
This region of Pseudomonas sp. MUP55 genomic DNA includes:
- a CDS encoding MtnX-like HAD-IB family phosphatase, with protein sequence MIQWHIVCDFDGTITPTDVIDNVLQRFASPEWETIEQEWLEGHIGSRECLSRQLALIKATPSELLAYFDSVEIDPDFPDFVDHVMGLGATIEVVSDGIEQGIARILSRNYVTLLPILANRLRQVDQNSWRIDFPYASDACRAASGNCKCKSTPRDKRVLVIGDGKSDMCVASTADFVFAKGSLAEYCVANQIPHARFDTFAEVPALLAQLPQGIAANATSFTADTQEIFHHV
- a CDS encoding DsbA family oxidoreductase, producing MSTPLKIDFISDVSCPWCIIGLRGLTEALDQLGPEVQAEIHFQPFELNPNMPAEGQNIVEHITEKYGSTAQESQANRERIRDMGAALGFAFRTDGQSRIYNTFDAHRLLHWAGLEGLQYNLKEALFKAYFSDGQDPSDHATLAIIAESVGLDLKRAAEILASDEYAADVREQEQLWISRGVTSVPTIVFNDQYAVSGGQPAEAFVGAIRQIIEEAKK
- a CDS encoding sensor histidine kinase — protein: MITKTRQKARPFAISRWSVQRKLVLAFWLVSVIPTMIAAELAATTLSQIFDSNVRIWLQESTKIVKDEIGDILHDNARMAKLFLRYTSPPTSKQAERHDRLTADIADATDIDVVALIRTSDHKVMFSTASDDIVKQISLTSNAVLQTVQVAGVSTGMVVSTFETNRDGVDYLLLVATYLDSSFLTSVADVHSLDLRLYLANASGFSEIFSTQRFENHPSRIPKNVEADLRSTRQPSEQFTNQYSGLYWPIFNDAGELQGVIFSGLLRHTSLVGLVNQSNLFVLIFLVSSALSLAAGVWVSRRLTQPLRDLSQGVNAVISGNYAHRVVVSGGDELAQLSSTFNHMTERLGELHHLEAQLRRRDRLHALGEVAMGLAHEIRNPLGIIKTATQLLHRRADLADTDKRHLEYVISEVSRINELITEFLDFAKPNPPIRVLQPARALVEEILGFCGPELSTHNIDAQIDDQAPDATIYADAKQLKQACLNLILNAIDAMPDGGRLILGIRSVGDHTVISIADTGQGIAADMVERIFTPFVTTKASGTGLGLAKVYSIMESHDGSIECATEKDAGATFSLYIPANGEDEGEDEDGHDA
- a CDS encoding alpha/beta hydrolase; the protein is MRVLLLMAALLFGLPCLAASRCDVNVPTQTVDLAQVSIAYQSIGRASDPALLLVMGLGGQLIHWPDEVVVALCQQGFRVIRYDNRDVGLSTWRQAPASANLTFEVLRYKLGLPVAAPYTLTDMADDALGLMDALQVQQFHVLGASMGGMIAQHLAAMAPQRVESLTLIMTSSGAEGLPAPNAALVQLLSRRSAPNREVALEQQADLLAALGSPNVQDDRQALLQQAAQSYDRAFNPEGVKRQIMAILAEPSRVPLLNQLRVPTLVVHGTADPLLPVMHGVHLAAHIQGSQLKLIPGLAHRFQEAFKAPLLAAVLPYLQAHRQDSAHWAQIDLGEPSKLL
- a CDS encoding EamA family transporter — translated: MTLTVVLLLAFSIVLDVIGQLCFKLGVDRLPQLDGGFRLRAFWGQVLNAPLLWAGVGAYAVEFFVWLEALSRAPLSLLFPLAALAYCLVVLAGRWVLNETVSRRRWLGTLVITLGVMLVAIAGNPV
- a CDS encoding MipA/OmpV family protein; translation: MANITSAVLAGILGLSVCGTAWSEGLSGDVGAGLSYQPHDPSGSRYETRPVPYLDLDWGNVSLSTDDGLTWSALNTHGLTAGPYINYLSGRTSNGALQGLRNVSDMAEVGGFIQYAPADFWRVYAQLGQAVGGGHSQSGALGKLGGELGYPLGGGIIGSTGLVAHFADARQTNTFFGVDGNEAAATGFKPYNASGGFQNVALSQSFQFPLAPNWSLLTSASWVHLVGSAANSSIVRQAGEVNQGQVQTAISYTFD
- a CDS encoding aspartate aminotransferase family protein, yielding MSDIRIATAEDRILLDKEAKYCSYGDTVHYIEPPRIFSRCEGSYVWDTEDQAYLDLQMWYSAVNFGYANPRLNNALKQQIDTLPQIASQYLHKGKIELSEMIAVDAKNKFGLDGRVHFNVGGSQSIEDSLKVVRNASNGKSLMFAFEGGYHGRTLGASSITSSFRYRRRYGHFGERANFIPFPYHFRGPKGMTKEEYGSHCVQQFARLFDTEYNGVWDPKTNQCEYAAFYVEPIQGTGGYVIPPMNFYRELKHVLDQHGILMVSDEIQMGFYRTGKLWSIEHFDVQPDVIVFGKALTNGLNPLGGIWAREELINPKVFPPGSTHSTFASNPLGTAVGLEMFKMTNEVDYGAMVMAKGKYFLEGLQDLQKRFPIIGDVDGLGLALRCEICGPDGFTPDKATLDYMVEEGMKGDMVVDGQKLGLILDVGGYYKNVITLAPSLEISYPEIDLGLKLLEQLLVRATTR
- a CDS encoding EamA family transporter, whose translation is MSTQTIDTGWLHGRLGTLVLWALLIATESAGQLFTKVAGDQLGQMDFTWQWLADVARNPGILAAIASYISAFFVWMLILRRSSLSLAFPLSSLVFVAVLLGSWLGLGEHISPLHWVGVGVIIAGIALLAEGEEN
- a CDS encoding arginase → MNILDLDHSLTGQAPIAQRLASGRATRLDLLDLGPKLRLWSTEKTWKRFVERLAQRPRPSDARPEILFVGSGDYHHLTPAFLADLKEPISLIHFDNHPDWVRFAPKRHCGSWVNRALKMPAIKRIVTLGPCSDDLHNPQLRGGNLGALKRGTLQLFPWQHPPSKVWGRVGDGAGHWQQENHLHWRNLAELDWAAFLDQMIASLPTEAVWITVDKDVLASEDAATNWDQGGMRLSHLLQALRALAAHKRIIGIDVCGEFAAPAFSNAFKRWEAKSDQPPPERWSAQDLQRNAATNAALIDLFEELFP
- a CDS encoding GNAT family N-acetyltransferase — encoded protein: MITTQAFPTIRAIQRDAWNACFPGALEDWDYYVAVENAAIDDFQWRYLAVYEGGTLAAVAVAFITHYRLDTTVSGAGKRLTERVARLWPGLLQLGLYALGSPVAERCDVGFANGVADARRPLLLKHLLQVARRDADDFGIGLVAVKDAPSNDPHWAQSCRAAGFQSMPSLPTGMLPLPYGSVDAYLGSLGKSTRKDLRRKLRAPGPRVEWRRNIDDVLPEVMRLYEATLTRSDLQFERLPAGYFTEILERLQERAVCALYWVDEHLVAFNLILLDEHRLIDKFFGHDIAFSREYNLYFRSWLTNVDYCIQHNIAVYECGQAGYASKLRLGCQFQGNSLFFRHRNRLVNGVLTLVKMLFRPDRSDPAMAAAISET
- a CDS encoding alpha/beta hydrolase translates to MSAGEIDLGEGDAGFVLGAGPVGILLIHGLTGTPTELRQVAKGLVKAGNCTVYVPTLAGHCGDNSDLQATGWRDWYEGVRKTFAQIAQRHAQVFVGGLSMGAVMSMYVAAEHPGRVAGLLMYSTTLKYDGWSINKLAFLTPLLMKIPFGVHVCSFEEKPPYGIKNERLRAIVERQMKEGQSSEAGLLTMEGITVRELHRMNAVVKKRMPEINVPALVLHSIEDDITSRWNADYVERHLGGPVTKILLDNCYHMITVDLQYRRVIELSAQFVEQHSVQLNRVA